Proteins co-encoded in one Pithys albifrons albifrons isolate INPA30051 chromosome 14, PitAlb_v1, whole genome shotgun sequence genomic window:
- the TBX22 gene encoding T-box transcription factor TBX22, translated as MALSSRAHAFSVEALVGRSAKRKVPEGRDEEPGAGCRPARRVPEAEKRPKAGPEGRPPGVQVELQGSELWRRFHDIGTEMIITKAGRRMFPSVRVKVRGLEPLQQYYIAIDVVPVDSKRYRYVYHSSQWMVAGNTDHSCITPRLYIHPDSPCSGETWMRQIISFDRVKLTNNEMDDKGHIILQSMHKYKPRVHIIAQDSRFDLAQIQSLPAEGVQTFSFQETEFTTVTAYQNQQITKLKIDRNPFAKGFRDPGRNRGVLDGLLDSYPWRPPLALDFKAFGADSHGGSSSSSPVTSSGGTPSPLNPLLSPSCSPPTFHLSGSNISVSCPETHLHSLNLPLYYKICPTSFLRQQSLLFPSHEKLGGTNPHLLPHFMVDVPKLSSLGVTSLKSAKAEDFPVQCLPVPGPAGPMLYGLPASGNIFPSSPIAREALNCSLHPPYGLYGYNFSVPSRLMNAGGPFKVSDSVPVALRDGRCHHSSWHPTINHCL; from the exons ATGGCGCTCAGCTCCCGGGCTCACGCCTTCTCCGTGGAAGCGCTGGTGGGCCGCTCGGCCAAGAGGAAGGTGCCGGAGGGGCGCGATGAGGAGCCCGGCGCCGGCTGCCGGCCGGCCCGCAGAGTCCCGGAGGCGG AGAAGCGGCCCAAGGCCGGGCCCGAGGGGCGGCCGCCCGGGgtgcaggtggagctgcagggctcCGAGCTCTGGAGGAGATTCCACGACATCGGCACCGAGATGATCATCACCAAGGCCGGCAG GAGGATGTTCCCGTCGGTGCGGGTGAAGGTGCGGGGGCTGGAGCCGCTGCAGCAATATTACATCGCCATCGACGTCGTGCCTGTGGACTCCAAAAGATACAG GTACGTCTATCACAGCTCGCAGTGGATGGTGGCGGGGAACACGGACCACTCCTGCATCACCCCACGGCTCTACATCCACCCCGACTCGCCCTGCTCGGGAGAGACCTGGATGAGGCAAATCATCAGCTTCGACCGTGTGAAGCTCACCAACAACGAGATGGACGACAAAGGGCAC ATCATCCTGCAGTCCATGCACAAGTACAAGCCCCGCGTCCACATTATCGCCCAGGATTCTCGCTTCGATCTAGCGCAGATCCAGTCGCTGCCGGCCGAGGGGGTGCAGACCTTCTCCTTCCAGGAGACCGAGTTCACCACCGTGACGGCCTACCAGAACCAGCAG ATCACGAAGCTGAAGATCGACAGGAATCCCTTCGCCAAAGGTTTTCGGGACCCCGGCAGGAACAG GGGGGTCCTGGATGGGCTCCTGGATTCCTACCCGTGGCGACCACCCCTGGCCCTGGACTTCAAGGCTTTCGGCGCAGACAGTCACG gtGGGAGCTCCAGCTCTTCTCCAGTGACCTCCAGTGGTGGGACACCCTCTCCTCTCAACCCCCTGCTCTCTCCCTCGTGCTCCCCTCCCACGTTCCACCTGTCAGGAAGCAACATCAGCGTGTCGTGCCCCGAGACCCACCTACACAGCCTCAACCTGCCCCTCTACTACAAGATTTGCCCCACGAGCTTCTTAAGACAGCAGTCTCTCCTCTTCCCGAGCCACGAGAAGCTGGGAGGCACCAACCCACACCTTCTGCCCCACTTCATGGTGGATGTGCCCAAACTGTCCTCCCTCGGCGTGACCAGCCTGAAGAGCGCCAAAgccgaggacttccctgtgcAGTGCCTGCCGGTCCCCGGCCCTGCTGGGCCAATGCTCTATGGATTACCTGCATCTGGAAACATTTTCCCATCGAGTCCCATTGCTCGGGAAGCACTTAATTGTTCTTTACATCCTCCATATGGCCTGTATGGTTATAACTTCTCGGTGCCATCCAGACTGATGAATGCAGGAGGCCCTTTCAAAGTGAGTGACAGCGTCCCCGTAGCTCTGAGGGACGGCAGATGCCACCACTCCAGCTGGCACCCCACAATTAACCACTGCCTGTAG